The following is a genomic window from Planifilum fulgidum.
AGCAGGGGCGCATCGGAGCCTGAGGCATCAAAGGTTTCCCGGGCGGGAGGCGGAGGAGGTGCCGCTGACCGCGACGGGGGCGGGAAGCAGACACTCAAGCAAGGAAACCGGAGCGGAAATCCGCTCCGGTTTTTTTTCTTTGCTTCCGCGAAAAATCGCGGGTCCCCTCTTGGATGCAAATCAACCTGGCTCAGGTCACCCGCCCGGTTCGAATATTGAATACTCGCGGCCTTTGTATTACATTACAATCGGACGGTGTTTATTAAATCTACAAGACATATACTTTGATATTCAATATTATACAGATATTTACAAACCTCCAATCTCCTAGAAACTCGGCCGATGGATTGGACACCGCACAAAAAATTTAGGGCTGGGGCTGGATTCATGGAGCAGACAGTCAACACAACTGTCCGGCTTTCCCGCAAGGAGAAATATCGGAAAAACAGGACCTACCATCCGATCGTTTGGTTTTTGATCGTCGGAACCGCCGTAACCCGCGTCGCCTCATTCATGAGCCTTCCGTTTCTGGCCATTCATCTTTCCGACAACCTCCATCTGAATTCCTCCATGATCGGCATCATCCTCGGCATGAGCGGCTTGACGGGTGCCCTGGGGGGCTTTTTCGGGGGGTACCTGTCGGACCGGTGGGGGCGCAGGCCGATCATGCTGATCGCCTTTGCGGCTTGGACCGGGGTTTTTTTCGGTTTCTGGCTCGCGGAACAGCCGCTTCACTTTTTGGTTCTGAACGGATTGAACGGCCTTTGCCGCTCGTTTTTCGAACCGACCTCCCAGGCCTTGATGGCCGATGTGTCGCGCCCCGAACAGCGCCTCCGCATCTTCAATTTGCGTTACGTCGCCATCAATGTGGGCATGGTGGTCGGCCCGGTGATTGGCTCCTATCTGTATTATCTCGTCGGCACCCAGGTTTTTCTTTACACCGGAACGGTGTATGCGATATACCTGTTCTTCCTTTTCAGGATCCTGCTCAAATATCGCCGGGATGCGGCCAAGCGCGGCGGCGAGCACATTCTTTTTTCCGAATGTCTGGCGGTGATCCGGCGGGATCAGGCCCTGGGGTATTTCGTACTGGCCGGGATTCTGTTTTTTACCGTATACGCCCAAATCGATTCTTCCCTGCCGATTTTTCTCGCGCAATTGGGAAAGAGCCAGCTGTATCCCGCCCTGCTCGCCATCAATGCGGGAATCGTGGTGCTGTTTCAGTATTTCGTTTCCCGGTGGACCGAAAAAAAGAGCATTCTGACGAGCCTGCTGGTCGGAAACTCCTTTGTGATATTTGGATTTTTCACCTTCGCGGCCGGTGAGGAACCCTCCGTTTTCATCACGGGAATCATCCTGATCACCTTCGGGGAGATTCTGATTTTTCCCGTATCCAGCCTGTTTATCGACCGGCTGGCGGACGATCGGCTGCGCGGGACCTATTATGGCGCCAACCAGTTTTCCCAGTTGGGGCTGTTTCTGGGGCCGCTGATTGGCGGGTGGCTGCTGGAGGTTGTCGGCGGGCGCAATCTGTGGTGGCTGATGGTGCTGGCCACCCTTTACATCACCTGGTTTTACGCCCTGGGATACCGGAAGTACGCGCGCAAAAAGGGTTACAACCTGGTGGACGTCATCCGGCGCGTGCTGGTGGATCTGCGCATGATGGCGCTGTTCAAAGCGCTGGCTAAATCCGTTCCGATCTTGACGCTGATTGTCCTGTCGGTCCTTCTTTCCTATCGATTCTTTGAAGCTCGGCTGGAAGCCCCGCCAAGAACCCAGACGGTTCAGGTCCAAATCTCTCCGGAAGCCAATCTGTTCGAGATCGGAAAACAATTGGAGAACAAACAGCTGATTCACAATTACATCCTGTTTCCGCTCTATGCCACGGGTTATTCGCTCTTCAAGCAGGTGTACATACAGCCCGGCGTGTACCAGATTCCGCGGGAGATGGGCCTGGAGGAAATCATGCGCACGCTCTCCAAAGGCACCTACCAGGTGGTGATTCCGGAGGGGGCCACGGTTTCCGACATCGCGGACATTCTTTCCTATTACGGCGTCCCGAAGGAAGAGTTTTTACGGGCCGCCAACAGGAAGGATTATCCCTTCGATTTTGTCCAACAGATTCCGGATCACCGTCCCTACCGCCTGGAAGGGTATCTGCAGCCGGGGAAATATGAATTCCGCGTCGACGCATCGGCGAAGGAGATCGTCGAGACCATGCTGTACCGCTTTGACGAGATGCTCGACGAAAAAACCCGAAAAAAATTGGAAAAAGGGAATCTCAGCATCGACCAGTGGGTGATCGTCTCCTCCCTGATTGAACAGGTGGAGCCCCATCCGTCCAACCGCCCCTATGTGGCCCGTCTCATGTATGATCGATTGAATCGGGGGCAGAAATTGGGAATCTGGTCGATTCCCCAACCCTATTCGCGGATCAAGCGCTATTACACGTCCTTGTATCCGGGCCTTCCTCCCGGTCCGATCAACAATCCGGGGAAGGATGCCCTGCAGTCGGCGATCAACCCCGCGGACAGGCAATCTCCCCCGCAGGAATAAAGGCCGAGACCCGGAAGGTTCTCGGCCTTCTTGTTCCGGAAGGGAGGAAAAGTTTTACAAATATCGAAATCATTATAATAATCCGTCTAACCCATGGAGGATGGACGGCCGCCCTGAGCAAAGGGGGTTTGTCCCGCGGAAGGCGTTTGTTTTCCGCAGGAACACCTTTTAAAGGAGCGAGGGTTTCGTGAAACGGGAAAAACTGTGGCGACGCATCGGTGCGTGGACGGTCATCTTCCTGCTGGGATTCGGACTGACCGTTCCGGCCGGAATTGCCGGGAATGTGATCGCTCAGCCGAATCCCGTCTCCACCGGCAGCGGCGAGGAGCCCTCCGTGGTCCGGGTGGCCGTGGCGGATCGGGCGGACCTGGAACGG
Proteins encoded in this region:
- a CDS encoding endolytic transglycosylase MltG; protein product: MEQTVNTTVRLSRKEKYRKNRTYHPIVWFLIVGTAVTRVASFMSLPFLAIHLSDNLHLNSSMIGIILGMSGLTGALGGFFGGYLSDRWGRRPIMLIAFAAWTGVFFGFWLAEQPLHFLVLNGLNGLCRSFFEPTSQALMADVSRPEQRLRIFNLRYVAINVGMVVGPVIGSYLYYLVGTQVFLYTGTVYAIYLFFLFRILLKYRRDAAKRGGEHILFSECLAVIRRDQALGYFVLAGILFFTVYAQIDSSLPIFLAQLGKSQLYPALLAINAGIVVLFQYFVSRWTEKKSILTSLLVGNSFVIFGFFTFAAGEEPSVFITGIILITFGEILIFPVSSLFIDRLADDRLRGTYYGANQFSQLGLFLGPLIGGWLLEVVGGRNLWWLMVLATLYITWFYALGYRKYARKKGYNLVDVIRRVLVDLRMMALFKALAKSVPILTLIVLSVLLSYRFFEARLEAPPRTQTVQVQISPEANLFEIGKQLENKQLIHNYILFPLYATGYSLFKQVYIQPGVYQIPREMGLEEIMRTLSKGTYQVVIPEGATVSDIADILSYYGVPKEEFLRAANRKDYPFDFVQQIPDHRPYRLEGYLQPGKYEFRVDASAKEIVETMLYRFDEMLDEKTRKKLEKGNLSIDQWVIVSSLIEQVEPHPSNRPYVARLMYDRLNRGQKLGIWSIPQPYSRIKRYYTSLYPGLPPGPINNPGKDALQSAINPADRQSPPQE